In Intestinibacillus sp. Marseille-P6563, a single genomic region encodes these proteins:
- a CDS encoding FeoA family protein → MHSFSLAQMRPGQAAHIKNLHLSGSIRQRLSDLGLIEGTRIECVHRSPAGDPAAYLFRGTIIALRQHDSQNIEVI, encoded by the coding sequence ATGCACTCTTTCTCCCTTGCACAGATGCGCCCCGGACAGGCCGCGCATATCAAAAACTTGCATCTTTCAGGCTCCATTCGGCAACGTTTGTCGGATTTGGGTCTGATTGAAGGTACCCGCATTGAATGTGTGCATCGCAGTCCCGCCGGAGACCCTGCTGCATACTTATTTCGCGGAACCATCATCGCCCTGCGACAGCACGATAGCCAAAACATTGAGGTGATCTGA
- a CDS encoding acyl-CoA dehydratase activase, translating into MSLVSLGIDIGSTTVKLVAVRAGEIIYKRYERHFSKVREKACEMLRDAAGVIGKDTLKAAITGSAGLGVAKASGVDFVQEVYATRKAVGTHVPKADVVIELGGEDAKIVFLTGQLEERMNGSCAGGTGAFIDQMAVLLNVTPAQLDELSLDAERIYTIASRCGVFAKSDIQPLLNEGARKEDVAASIFQAVVNQTISGLAQGRAIEGDVLFLGGPLFFFMGLQRRFQETLGLDKEHAHFPELAPYAIAAGAAEYASDTTKEYGFEQLLDILEKAAGEPVISQYLNPLFTSQEEYREFTQRHGKHDVMTENVTVYEGDAFLGIDCGSTTTKIVLIGRDHQILFHHYAPNKGNPVDVIHEQMQKLYELCGDRVHIVSSAVTGYGEALIKSAFGIDHGLVETVAHFRAARHFCPDVDFIIDIGGQDIKCFKIRNHCIDNIFLNEACSSGCGSFIETFARSMGYSIEEFCKLGLFSQHPIDLGSRCTVFMNSSVKQAQKDGAGIDAISAGLSVSVVKNALYKVIRATSPDDLGQHIVVQGGTFLNDAILRSFEQEIGREVTRPAISGLMGAYGAALHAMDHRPEQTELISAEELAGFQHESRSVRCGLCTNHCNLTVNTFSGGRRFVSGNRCERPLGKGESEKLPDLYAWKLEKLKSYDTLAPKGNVRLGKVGLPFGLNIFELYPFWTTFLTELGFEVVRSDVSTRDMYQKGQHSIPSDTVCYPAKLMHGHIDNLLSKGVDAIFYPCMTYNLNEHRGDNCYNCPVVAYYPELLAANVAELQDFDFMMPYFELSDHKEFIKQAHRFFGKKYPALHKKQIAAAAEAAYQALDDYYAAIQEEGRKAIAYADKHGLQIAVVVGRPYHIDPEINHGLNQLISSYGMVVVSEDAVWQLAEAPKVRVLNQWTYHSRMYSAANYVVHKENAQLIQLVSFGCGIDAITTDEIRSIVEAGDKIYTQLKIDEINNLGAAKIRIRSMIAAVEEGKKLAKQQ; encoded by the coding sequence ATGAGTTTAGTAAGTTTAGGAATTGATATTGGTTCTACCACCGTAAAGTTGGTGGCTGTACGCGCTGGCGAAATTATCTATAAACGATATGAACGCCACTTTTCAAAGGTACGCGAAAAAGCATGCGAAATGTTGCGTGATGCCGCAGGCGTGATTGGGAAGGATACCTTGAAAGCAGCGATCACCGGTTCGGCTGGATTGGGTGTTGCCAAGGCCAGCGGCGTGGATTTTGTGCAGGAAGTTTACGCGACACGCAAGGCGGTCGGTACGCATGTTCCGAAGGCCGATGTCGTCATTGAATTGGGCGGTGAAGATGCAAAGATCGTATTCTTGACAGGTCAGCTGGAAGAGCGTATGAACGGCTCTTGCGCAGGTGGTACTGGCGCATTTATTGACCAGATGGCTGTGCTGCTCAATGTCACCCCGGCACAATTGGACGAACTGAGCTTGGATGCAGAACGTATCTATACGATTGCTTCTCGCTGTGGTGTATTTGCAAAATCGGATATTCAGCCCCTGCTCAATGAAGGTGCACGCAAAGAGGACGTAGCCGCTTCGATTTTCCAGGCTGTCGTCAATCAGACGATCTCGGGCCTTGCACAAGGCCGTGCGATCGAGGGCGACGTTTTGTTCTTGGGCGGTCCGCTCTTTTTCTTTATGGGTTTGCAGCGCCGGTTCCAGGAAACGTTGGGACTGGATAAAGAGCATGCTCATTTTCCGGAGCTAGCGCCATATGCCATTGCGGCGGGTGCAGCGGAGTATGCCAGTGATACCACGAAAGAATATGGGTTTGAACAGCTTTTGGATATTTTAGAGAAAGCAGCTGGCGAACCAGTCATTTCGCAGTATTTGAATCCGCTGTTTACTTCTCAGGAAGAGTATCGGGAATTTACGCAGCGTCATGGCAAACATGATGTGATGACTGAAAATGTAACCGTATATGAAGGCGACGCATTTTTAGGGATCGACTGTGGCTCGACGACGACTAAAATCGTTCTGATTGGTCGTGACCATCAGATTTTGTTCCACCATTATGCACCCAATAAGGGCAATCCGGTGGATGTCATCCATGAGCAGATGCAAAAACTGTATGAGCTATGTGGGGATCGGGTACATATTGTGTCTTCGGCAGTCACCGGCTATGGTGAGGCACTGATCAAGAGCGCTTTTGGTATCGATCATGGCCTAGTAGAAACGGTAGCACATTTCCGTGCCGCGCGGCATTTCTGCCCGGATGTTGACTTTATTATCGACATCGGTGGCCAGGATATCAAATGTTTTAAAATCCGCAATCACTGCATCGATAATATTTTCCTGAACGAAGCCTGTTCTTCGGGCTGTGGTTCCTTTATCGAAACCTTTGCCCGTTCGATGGGCTATTCGATCGAAGAATTTTGTAAGCTGGGTCTGTTTTCACAGCATCCCATCGATTTGGGTTCCCGCTGCACGGTATTCATGAACTCTTCGGTCAAACAGGCGCAAAAGGATGGCGCGGGAATCGATGCGATTTCGGCCGGCCTTTCGGTTTCGGTCGTCAAGAATGCGCTATATAAAGTTATTCGTGCAACATCGCCCGACGATCTGGGTCAGCACATCGTAGTCCAAGGCGGTACCTTCCTGAACGATGCCATTTTACGGTCGTTTGAGCAGGAAATCGGCCGGGAAGTGACACGTCCGGCGATTTCGGGACTGATGGGGGCATATGGCGCGGCTTTGCACGCCATGGACCATCGTCCGGAACAGACCGAGTTGATTTCCGCAGAGGAACTGGCTGGTTTCCAGCACGAATCGCGGAGTGTACGCTGCGGTTTGTGCACCAACCATTGTAACTTGACCGTCAATACTTTTTCGGGTGGCCGCCGGTTTGTTTCCGGTAACCGCTGCGAACGGCCGCTGGGCAAGGGCGAAAGCGAAAAACTTCCGGATCTGTATGCCTGGAAGTTGGAAAAACTTAAAAGTTATGATACTTTGGCTCCCAAGGGCAATGTAAGACTTGGAAAGGTCGGCTTGCCATTTGGACTGAATATTTTCGAACTGTATCCGTTCTGGACGACATTCCTGACAGAGCTTGGATTCGAAGTGGTACGAAGCGATGTGTCCACGCGGGATATGTACCAAAAGGGACAGCACTCCATCCCGTCGGATACAGTCTGCTATCCGGCGAAACTCATGCACGGACATATCGATAATCTGCTGAGCAAGGGTGTAGACGCGATTTTCTATCCGTGCATGACCTATAATCTGAATGAGCATCGCGGCGATAACTGCTACAACTGCCCTGTGGTTGCTTATTATCCTGAACTGCTCGCAGCCAATGTCGCAGAGTTGCAGGATTTCGATTTCATGATGCCGTATTTTGAACTGTCTGACCATAAGGAGTTCATCAAGCAGGCACATCGTTTCTTTGGCAAGAAGTATCCCGCGCTGCACAAAAAACAGATTGCAGCTGCGGCAGAGGCGGCATATCAGGCGCTCGATGATTACTATGCAGCGATTCAGGAAGAAGGTCGCAAGGCTATTGCCTATGCCGATAAGCATGGCTTACAGATTGCGGTGGTCGTAGGCCGTCCGTATCACATCGATCCGGAGATCAACCATGGCCTCAATCAGTTGATTTCTTCGTATGGCATGGTTGTTGTTTCCGAGGATGCAGTCTGGCAGCTGGCAGAAGCGCCCAAGGTACGCGTCCTGAACCAGTGGACGTATCATTCGCGTATGTATTCTGCGGCCAACTATGTCGTTCATAAGGAAAATGCGCAGCTGATTCAGCTGGTATCGTTTGGCTGCGGCATTGATGCGATTACCACCGATGAGATCCGCTCGATCGTAGAGGCGGGTGATAAGATCTATACACAGCTCAAAATCGATGAGATCAATAATCTTGGCGCGGCAAAGATTCGTATTCGCAGTATGATCGCCGCGGTAGAGGAGGGCAAAAAGCTTGCAAAACAGCAATAA
- a CDS encoding TraX family protein — translation MKKQISRNTLQIIAMIAMLIDHFNSVLGLFQVIYFRTDNIMLAARCTDLLYGIGRMAFPIFAFLIVDGCIHTRDIRKYAFRLGIAAFVSEFCFDFAFVGWSWTTPLESFRAFIAQFNAGIHNQNNVIWSLFASVLLIWAIQNFQRKTKHRVLYAIRVFLIFIILYLACMVFGAEYWEICLPMTALVYLCKQRWAKVSILGAFMYFFYGLWPILQSLRWESLQSAWETSWLANPDIGDIFWIAGVAIALILIAHYQYDATSRPRKSRLIYAFYPGHLLVLGLIRDFIRAFVI, via the coding sequence ATGAAAAAACAAATCTCACGTAATACCTTACAAATCATCGCGATGATTGCTATGCTGATCGATCATTTCAACTCAGTCCTAGGTCTGTTTCAGGTGATCTATTTTCGTACGGACAATATCATGTTGGCAGCCCGATGTACCGATTTGCTGTATGGCATAGGGAGAATGGCCTTTCCTATATTTGCTTTTCTCATCGTGGATGGATGCATCCATACAAGAGATATTCGAAAATACGCATTCCGTTTGGGAATTGCCGCGTTTGTATCGGAATTTTGTTTTGATTTTGCATTTGTCGGGTGGAGTTGGACGACGCCGCTGGAAAGCTTCCGTGCGTTTATCGCGCAGTTCAATGCAGGAATACATAATCAGAATAATGTGATTTGGAGCCTTTTTGCTAGTGTGCTGTTGATTTGGGCGATACAGAATTTTCAGAGAAAGACAAAGCATCGAGTGCTGTATGCAATCCGAGTATTTTTGATTTTTATCATTTTGTATCTGGCGTGTATGGTGTTTGGTGCAGAATATTGGGAGATTTGTCTTCCCATGACAGCACTCGTGTATCTTTGCAAGCAGAGATGGGCCAAGGTATCAATTTTAGGCGCTTTCATGTATTTTTTCTATGGTCTGTGGCCCATTTTGCAATCGCTGAGGTGGGAGTCTTTGCAGAGTGCATGGGAAACTTCGTGGCTTGCGAATCCCGATATCGGAGATATTTTTTGGATAGCCGGCGTGGCGATTGCGCTCATACTCATTGCCCATTATCAATATGACGCAACGAGCAGGCCACGCAAGAGCCGACTGATCTATGCTTTCTACCCGGGGCACCTGCTGGTGCTTGGTTTGATTCGAGATTTTATCCGGGCCTTTGTGATTTGA
- a CDS encoding FeoB small GTPase domain-containing protein: MTNKSVGWHCQRKMQQACHAEDLIIALLGNPNTGKSTVFNALTGLNQHTGNWAGKTVETAYGVTMHHGQRFVLVDLPGTYSLATKTPEEELARDFLLHGQAGCTIVVVDATCLERNLHLVLQTIQLFPKTIVCLNLMDEAKRKGIQIDIPRLEELLGIPVVPCAARSGKGLSKLLETAYQVHLGTRTVCPVPIPYTEPVSSEETTTEWLEQNTASIVLRAEEIANLTVQAQQDLLRSRDRKIDRILTSRHWGIPVMLLLLALTLFLTIVGANVPSEWLSRLLFGMVPFFESILSFFHAPPWLHSLLIDGVWNVLASTIPVGCDTILPFLRRSKNLHQNWKYIFGHMILGYHQL, translated from the coding sequence TTGACAAATAAAAGCGTCGGCTGGCACTGTCAGCGTAAGATGCAGCAAGCATGTCATGCAGAGGACTTGATCATCGCGCTGCTTGGCAATCCCAATACTGGAAAAAGCACAGTATTCAATGCTTTGACCGGACTCAATCAGCATACGGGAAACTGGGCTGGCAAAACGGTCGAAACCGCCTATGGAGTGACCATGCATCACGGACAGCGATTTGTCCTGGTAGATCTGCCCGGCACCTATTCCCTGGCTACCAAGACCCCCGAAGAAGAACTAGCCCGCGATTTTCTTTTGCATGGTCAGGCGGGCTGCACGATTGTTGTGGTGGATGCGACTTGCCTGGAACGCAATTTGCATCTGGTATTGCAAACCATACAACTGTTTCCCAAAACCATTGTATGTCTCAATTTGATGGACGAAGCCAAACGCAAAGGGATTCAAATTGATATTCCACGCTTGGAAGAACTGCTCGGTATTCCTGTGGTTCCCTGTGCGGCCCGGTCCGGCAAGGGGTTATCCAAGCTGTTGGAAACCGCATATCAAGTTCACTTAGGAACCCGTACGGTTTGCCCGGTTCCCATTCCTTATACGGAGCCGGTTTCGTCTGAAGAAACCACGACCGAATGGCTGGAACAAAACACTGCTTCCATTGTTCTGCGGGCTGAGGAAATTGCCAATCTAACGGTACAGGCACAACAAGATCTTTTACGCAGTCGTGACCGAAAAATTGACCGCATTTTAACCAGCCGGCATTGGGGCATCCCCGTCATGCTGCTTTTGCTTGCGCTGACTCTTTTCCTCACGATTGTTGGAGCCAATGTACCCAGCGAATGGCTATCCCGTCTCCTGTTTGGAATGGTGCCATTCTTTGAGTCCATCTTATCCTTCTTCCATGCTCCGCCTTGGCTGCACAGCCTGCTCATTGACGGCGTCTGGAACGTGCTGGCGTCCACTATCCCCGTGGGTTGTGATACCATCTTGCCGTTCCTCAGAAGGTCGAAGAATCTGCATCAAAATTGGAAGTACATTTTCGGTCATATGATTCTGGGGTACCATCAACTGTGA
- a CDS encoding recombinase family protein translates to MSSEHTLPQAALYVRVSTQEQATEGYSIQAQLERLRAYCTARGWQVAREYVDPGYSGAKLDRPAIQRLISDIRHAASSMDVVVVFKLDRLSRSQKDTLFLIEDVFLKNQVNFISMNESFDTTTPYGVAMIGILSAFAQLERENIKLRTQMGLEERAKEGYWRGGGHPPIGYRYDPATGILQVNPDEAIQIQTIFDLFVNKQKSLRQIASQMTRQYPDRAGTYASSSDIAQILKRKTYLGYVPWKGQLYPGRHEPLISVQIFSRAQQLLSQTSSKSMSHRSFLLTGLVWCGHCGARYYAMGAYRGSKRLPCAERTLIHTYTCYSRAKTSPKMVRDPHCKNKNWPITDLETIIWSACCSLHWQSFDLPQPETTPTSLQIQKRLSEIRQQSAHLLDLYQMQPMDEIAARLERLQHEKKRLTKFLRQAPSASASSHGFLDNTRIVSVLKQADFQQKQHILRILIDHIVLQDDAIHIFWNF, encoded by the coding sequence ATGAGTTCGGAACACACTTTGCCGCAAGCTGCACTGTATGTGCGCGTTTCCACACAGGAACAAGCGACCGAAGGCTATTCCATCCAGGCACAACTTGAACGGCTGCGCGCCTATTGTACTGCCCGCGGCTGGCAGGTGGCCCGCGAGTATGTCGACCCCGGTTACTCAGGTGCCAAGCTGGACCGCCCGGCGATCCAGCGCCTGATTTCCGATATTCGTCATGCTGCGTCCAGTATGGATGTTGTCGTAGTATTTAAACTGGACCGCTTGAGCCGCAGTCAAAAAGACACCCTGTTTTTGATCGAGGATGTCTTTTTGAAAAATCAGGTGAACTTTATCTCCATGAATGAAAGCTTTGACACGACAACACCGTATGGTGTCGCGATGATCGGTATTTTATCCGCCTTTGCACAGCTTGAGCGGGAAAATATCAAGTTACGTACCCAAATGGGACTGGAGGAGCGTGCCAAAGAAGGATATTGGCGTGGCGGCGGACATCCTCCCATTGGTTATCGGTACGACCCTGCGACGGGTATTTTACAGGTGAATCCCGATGAAGCCATTCAAATCCAAACAATATTTGACCTGTTTGTCAATAAGCAAAAATCCCTGCGGCAGATCGCATCCCAGATGACGCGACAATATCCCGATCGTGCTGGCACTTATGCCAGTTCTTCGGACATCGCTCAAATTTTAAAACGCAAGACCTATCTCGGATACGTTCCTTGGAAAGGTCAATTGTATCCTGGCCGCCACGAACCTTTAATCTCTGTACAAATTTTTTCACGTGCGCAGCAACTACTCTCCCAAACATCGTCCAAGTCGATGTCCCATCGCAGTTTTCTATTGACCGGTCTTGTCTGGTGCGGGCACTGCGGCGCCCGGTACTATGCGATGGGAGCCTATCGTGGTTCCAAGCGTTTGCCCTGTGCGGAACGTACACTGATTCATACATACACCTGCTATTCCCGTGCCAAAACATCCCCAAAAATGGTGCGAGACCCTCACTGCAAAAACAAGAACTGGCCGATCACCGACCTGGAAACCATCATTTGGAGCGCTTGCTGCTCGCTGCACTGGCAATCGTTTGATTTGCCGCAACCCGAAACAACACCTACATCGCTTCAAATCCAAAAGCGCCTGTCAGAAATCCGTCAGCAGTCGGCGCATCTATTGGATCTATATCAAATGCAGCCCATGGATGAGATTGCTGCGCGCCTGGAACGATTGCAGCATGAAAAAAAACGCTTGACGAAGTTTCTCCGTCAAGCGCCTTCCGCCTCCGCATCATCTCATGGCTTCCTCGATAATACGCGCATCGTTTCCGTTTTAAAGCAGGCCGATTTCCAGCAAAAGCAGCACATTCTCCGCATTTTGATTGATCATATTGTTCTGCAAGATGATGCGATCCATATTTTCTGGAATTTTTAA
- a CDS encoding vitamin B12 dependent-methionine synthase activation domain-containing protein, translated as MELVLSDFSHAEVLQYLGWRGSDIPTDVDKQIQVCMTDTLRIVQPRFTYRVLDLVRQEDQIMLKGTEIPLPGKDLAALLQDCKQCVLMAATLGMPLEAAIHRAEIADMTRALILDCCGSSAIEAVCDQVEQIILQQLSGTIYPTDRFSPGYGDMPLAFQKQMVALLDTARQIGLSMTESYILTPRKSVTAIFGLAHKPQTKRFRGCAYCSMFVNCTFRKAGKTCGR; from the coding sequence ATGGAGCTGGTACTTTCAGATTTTTCCCATGCGGAAGTGTTACAATATCTGGGCTGGCGAGGAAGTGACATCCCAACAGATGTCGATAAACAAATACAGGTTTGTATGACAGATACCCTGCGCATCGTACAGCCGCGCTTTACCTATCGAGTTCTTGACTTGGTACGGCAGGAAGATCAAATCATGCTGAAGGGAACAGAGATCCCGCTGCCAGGGAAGGATCTTGCAGCGCTGTTGCAAGATTGTAAGCAGTGCGTTCTCATGGCAGCAACCCTGGGAATGCCGTTGGAGGCAGCTATCCATCGGGCTGAAATCGCAGATATGACGCGGGCATTGATTTTGGATTGCTGCGGATCTTCCGCAATCGAAGCGGTCTGTGATCAGGTCGAGCAGATTATTTTACAGCAGCTGTCAGGGACGATTTACCCAACCGACCGGTTTAGCCCTGGGTATGGAGATATGCCACTGGCATTTCAAAAGCAGATGGTTGCTCTTTTGGATACGGCAAGACAGATTGGTTTGTCGATGACCGAATCCTATATCCTCACACCGCGAAAATCGGTGACGGCAATCTTTGGACTGGCACACAAGCCGCAGACCAAACGCTTCCGTGGCTGTGCATATTGTTCGATGTTTGTAAATTGTACCTTCAGAAAGGCAGGAAAGACCTGTGGACGATAA
- the metK gene encoding methionine adenosyltransferase translates to MARHLFTSESVTEGHPDKICDQVSDAILDAMLENDPYARVACETTCTTGMVSVMGEISTKCYVDIPKVVREVIREIGYDRAKYGFDCDTCAVLTTIDEQSADIALGVDNSLERKEGGEEAELATGAGDQGMMFGYACNETPELMPLPISLAHKMAKRLTQVRKDGTFDYLRPDGKTQVTVEYDDNNQPVRVDTIVLSTQHSPEVSLSQIRRDMVEHVITPVIPAHLLDENTRFFVNPTGRFVIGGPQGDSGLTGRKIIVDTYGGIGRHGGGAFSGKDPTKVDRSAAYAARYVAKNIVAAGLADRCEVQLAYAIGVAHPVSIMVDTFGTGKVDEAKLAQAVETVFDLRPAAIIKTLGLRRPIYRPLAAYGHMGREELGVAWEKTDRVEDLKAAVQ, encoded by the coding sequence ATGGCAAGACATCTGTTTACTTCTGAATCGGTCACCGAAGGACATCCCGACAAAATTTGTGACCAAGTATCCGATGCGATTTTGGATGCTATGCTTGAAAACGACCCCTATGCCCGCGTCGCCTGTGAAACCACTTGCACCACTGGCATGGTTTCTGTCATGGGCGAAATCTCCACCAAGTGCTATGTCGATATTCCGAAGGTAGTCCGCGAGGTCATCCGTGAAATCGGCTACGACCGCGCAAAATACGGTTTTGACTGTGATACCTGTGCGGTTCTGACGACCATTGACGAGCAGAGCGCGGATATTGCATTGGGTGTCGATAATTCGCTCGAGCGCAAAGAAGGCGGTGAAGAAGCCGAACTGGCAACTGGTGCCGGTGACCAGGGCATGATGTTTGGGTATGCCTGCAATGAAACCCCGGAACTCATGCCGCTGCCCATTTCTCTGGCTCACAAAATGGCCAAGCGTTTGACCCAAGTCCGGAAAGATGGCACCTTCGACTATCTGCGTCCGGATGGTAAGACGCAAGTTACGGTTGAGTATGATGACAACAACCAACCGGTACGTGTTGATACGATCGTATTGTCTACCCAGCATTCTCCCGAAGTTTCCCTGTCCCAAATCCGCCGCGATATGGTCGAACATGTCATCACTCCGGTGATTCCGGCGCATCTGCTGGATGAAAACACACGTTTCTTTGTCAATCCGACCGGCCGTTTTGTCATCGGTGGCCCGCAGGGCGACTCTGGTCTAACTGGCCGTAAGATCATTGTAGATACATATGGTGGCATTGGCCGTCATGGCGGCGGTGCATTTTCGGGCAAGGACCCGACCAAGGTGGACCGTTCGGCGGCCTATGCTGCACGTTATGTTGCGAAAAACATCGTAGCCGCTGGACTCGCAGATCGCTGTGAAGTGCAGCTTGCCTATGCGATTGGCGTTGCACATCCGGTATCCATCATGGTCGATACGTTTGGAACCGGCAAGGTCGACGAAGCTAAGTTGGCACAGGCCGTAGAAACCGTCTTTGACTTACGTCCTGCCGCAATCATCAAGACTCTGGGGCTGCGCCGTCCGATCTATCGCCCGCTGGCAGCTTATGGCCATATGGGCCGCGAAGAACTGGGCGTTGCCTGGGAAAAGACTGACCGCGTCGAAGATCTCAAAGCTGCTGTACAATAA
- a CDS encoding 2-hydroxyacyl-CoA dehydratase gives MQNSNNRVAFTEDMKKDYTILVPNMLPIQFGLALQIMKNYGYNMELLTTDGQAIVETGLKNVHNDTCYPALLSIGQLIHAIESGKYDTHKIALIMSQTGGGCRASNYIHLLRKALEKNGYDYIPVISLNFSGLEDNPGFKLTPQMMVQIAYGLLIGDLIMMLHNQVRPYEKMKGASQKAVDICIRTVSERFTGNRLIRYGEVKRLYQFVLEAFSKVPVDTSVKKKKVGIVGEIYVKFSPLGNNHLEDFLVSEGCEPVLPGLLDFCLYCIYNGIIDHKLYGRSMKTALTNQGIYKLVLSKQKDLIAAIEKHGRFRPPQYFDHVRKLSQNIIGEGVKMGEGWLLPAEMVELITEGVKNIVCTQPFGCLPNHIAGKGMVRKIREKYPDANIVSVDYDPGASKINQENRIKLMLSTAE, from the coding sequence TTGCAAAACAGCAATAATCGAGTGGCCTTTACCGAGGATATGAAGAAGGATTATACCATCCTCGTGCCCAATATGCTCCCTATTCAGTTCGGGCTGGCCCTTCAGATCATGAAAAACTATGGCTACAATATGGAACTGCTGACAACCGATGGGCAAGCGATTGTGGAGACTGGTCTGAAAAACGTGCACAATGATACCTGTTATCCTGCGTTGCTGTCCATTGGCCAGTTGATTCATGCCATTGAAAGTGGAAAATACGATACGCATAAAATTGCGCTAATTATGAGTCAGACGGGCGGCGGCTGCCGTGCATCGAACTACATCCATCTATTGCGTAAAGCGCTTGAGAAAAACGGGTATGACTATATCCCGGTCATTTCGCTCAATTTCTCCGGCTTGGAGGACAATCCGGGCTTTAAGCTGACCCCACAAATGATGGTGCAGATTGCCTATGGTCTGCTGATCGGCGACCTGATCATGATGCTACATAATCAGGTGCGGCCCTATGAAAAGATGAAGGGTGCCTCGCAAAAGGCAGTGGACATCTGTATCCGTACCGTTTCCGAGCGCTTTACAGGCAATCGGCTCATTCGTTATGGAGAAGTCAAGCGTCTGTATCAGTTCGTATTGGAGGCGTTCTCAAAGGTACCGGTAGATACTTCGGTGAAAAAGAAAAAAGTGGGTATTGTCGGAGAGATTTACGTGAAATTCTCTCCACTGGGCAATAATCATTTGGAAGACTTCTTGGTGTCCGAAGGCTGTGAACCGGTCTTGCCAGGCTTGTTGGATTTCTGTCTGTACTGCATTTACAATGGCATCATTGACCATAAACTTTATGGGCGTTCGATGAAAACCGCACTAACGAACCAGGGTATCTATAAATTGGTTTTAAGCAAACAGAAAGATTTGATTGCTGCGATTGAAAAGCATGGACGATTCCGTCCGCCGCAGTATTTTGACCATGTGCGAAAATTGTCACAGAATATCATCGGAGAAGGCGTGAAAATGGGCGAAGGATGGCTGCTCCCGGCAGAAATGGTAGAACTCATTACCGAGGGCGTGAAAAACATCGTATGTACCCAGCCGTTCGGGTGCCTACCGAATCATATTGCCGGTAAGGGTATGGTCCGTAAAATTCGAGAGAAATATCCAGATGCCAACATTGTTTCGGTCGATTATGACCCGGGTGCTTCCAAAATCAATCAGGAAAACCGTATCAAGTTGATGCTTTCCACAGCAGAATAA
- a CDS encoding tetratricopeptide repeat-containing glycosyltransferase — translation MKICVYAICKNESAFVDTWMESMREADEVIVLDTGSQDDTVAKLRQAGAKVFQEQITPWRFDVARNRSLSYVPEDADICVCTDLDEVFHPGWRKKLEEAWKLGTMQASYRYTWNFNPDGSEGYVFWIEKIHARHGFRWEHPVHEVIQRIGESQPGEKIFVEGIQLDHHADPKKSRGQYLPLLELSVQEAPEDDRNMHYLGREYFFYGQWDRCIQTLLHHLSMPRATWLDERCASMRYIAKSYLKKGQEPQAMVWFWRAIAEAPHLREPYMDLAKVLYAKKDWDGVVYLTNCALAIVERPRTYICESEAWGSLPWDLRSLGLYYTGRVEQALADVKKALELSPQEERLKNNRVWMEKALEKVAHG, via the coding sequence GTGAAAATCTGTGTATACGCGATTTGTAAAAATGAAAGTGCTTTTGTAGATACATGGATGGAATCCATGCGCGAAGCTGATGAAGTGATCGTGCTGGATACGGGATCACAGGATGATACCGTAGCCAAGCTGCGGCAGGCAGGCGCCAAGGTGTTTCAGGAGCAAATCACCCCTTGGCGATTTGACGTTGCGCGTAATCGGTCGCTGTCCTATGTACCGGAGGATGCGGATATTTGCGTGTGTACCGATCTGGATGAAGTATTCCATCCGGGTTGGCGAAAAAAGCTGGAAGAAGCTTGGAAACTGGGCACGATGCAGGCATCCTATCGCTACACTTGGAACTTCAATCCAGATGGCTCAGAAGGGTATGTATTTTGGATCGAAAAAATTCATGCAAGGCATGGGTTCCGGTGGGAGCATCCGGTGCATGAAGTGATACAGCGAATCGGCGAAAGTCAGCCAGGTGAAAAAATATTTGTGGAAGGCATACAGTTGGATCACCATGCCGATCCGAAGAAATCTCGTGGTCAATATTTGCCGCTGCTAGAATTATCGGTACAGGAAGCCCCGGAGGATGACCGTAATATGCATTATCTGGGGCGGGAATATTTTTTCTATGGGCAATGGGATCGGTGTATCCAGACGCTGCTGCATCATTTGTCCATGCCGCGGGCAACCTGGCTGGATGAACGATGTGCTTCCATGCGGTATATTGCAAAGTCTTATTTGAAAAAAGGGCAAGAGCCACAAGCCATGGTTTGGTTTTGGCGCGCCATTGCCGAAGCTCCCCATCTGCGGGAGCCCTATATGGATTTGGCCAAAGTCCTATATGCTAAAAAAGACTGGGATGGCGTGGTCTATTTGACAAACTGTGCCCTTGCGATTGTCGAACGACCTCGGACCTATATTTGTGAAAGCGAAGCATGGGGCAGTTTGCCGTGGGATTTGCGATCGTTAGGACTGTATTATACCGGTCGGGTCGAGCAGGCGCTGGCCGATGTAAAGAAAGCGTTGGAGCTTTCGCCGCAGGAAGAACGGCTCAAAAATAACCGCGTCTGGATGGAAAAAGCTTTGGAAAAGGTAGCGCACGGATGA